From Pseudoalteromonas viridis, the proteins below share one genomic window:
- a CDS encoding TSUP family transporter — protein sequence MLEFALDPATWALLCTVALAAGFIDAIAGGGGMLTVPALLTAGLPPHMALGTNKLAASFGSLTASFTYYKQNLFNPRFWAASVLATAIGAALGTLLVDSLSIEFLNKLIPVIILLVALYSLFGKMSHSDSIDLPKKCGTLRVKQWLQGLSLGFFDGLAGPGTGTFWTASNDMLYKMSLLLNCGLARSMNFVSNFISLITFVALGHVNFLLGVTMGAFLMLGAWLGAHSAIKFGSRLIKPLFNAVVIMLTAKLIFEAYMV from the coding sequence ATGCTCGAATTTGCTTTAGACCCAGCTACCTGGGCGTTATTATGTACAGTTGCACTGGCCGCAGGCTTTATTGATGCAATCGCCGGCGGTGGCGGTATGCTTACAGTGCCCGCACTGCTCACCGCAGGCTTGCCGCCTCATATGGCACTGGGCACCAACAAGCTGGCTGCCAGTTTCGGTTCATTAACCGCCAGCTTTACCTATTACAAGCAGAACCTGTTCAATCCCAGATTTTGGGCAGCCTCCGTACTGGCCACCGCGATAGGCGCTGCGCTGGGCACTTTGCTGGTTGACTCGCTGAGTATCGAGTTTCTTAATAAGCTGATCCCGGTCATCATTTTACTGGTTGCACTGTATAGCTTGTTTGGCAAAATGAGCCACAGCGATTCCATTGACTTACCCAAAAAATGCGGCACGCTTAGAGTTAAGCAGTGGCTGCAGGGCCTGTCTCTGGGCTTTTTCGACGGACTGGCAGGTCCCGGTACTGGTACATTCTGGACGGCATCCAATGACATGCTGTATAAAATGAGCCTGCTGCTCAACTGCGGTCTGGCTCGCTCAATGAATTTTGTCTCGAATTTTATTTCGCTGATCACCTTTGTTGCACTGGGCCATGTCAATTTCCTGCTGGGCGTGACGATGGGCGCATTCTTAATGCTGGGTGCCTGGCTTGGGGCGCATTCAGCGATCAAGTTTGGCAGTCGGCTGATCAAACCCCTGTTCAATGCCGTAGTCATCATGTTAACTGCAAAACTGATTTTTGAGGCGTATATGGTATGA
- a CDS encoding DNA polymerase II: MAQAVYQGFILSRQQIHLNNRLHLCYWLKSSEGLLKVITQPQQAVLFIRTEDTAKAQQRLSAHLKGVEFRPLTLKHFDQSPVSGLYCRTLSDYYQCKEQLSDYITLYEADIRHADRYLMERFIRGGAWVTGQAVKKAGFIEIQQARLKPAPQFVPELSMLSLDIECSGEGVLFSVGLVCQAQRRVIMIGEPQASDVDVCWVSDELSLLQALVEELNRLDPDVIIGWNVIEFDCAVLNERAEALGVTLSVGRDGSPMQVSKGNFTRVLIPGRVVLDGIDTMKNATYHFETFKLSYVAQQVLGESKLLTQDDRLEEIIRLFHCDKPALASYNLQDCVLVWDIFIKLSLLEFAIARTQLTGLELERMGGSVAAFTNLYLPLLHRSGYIAPNLGEHGLTFDSPGGYVMDSRPGLYQNVLVLDFKSLYPSIIRTFHIDPMGLIEGLRAPEEAIPGFNKGAFSRAHHHLPELVAQLAQARQEAKDRGDKMLQQAIKIIMNSLYGVLGSRGCRFYDPRLSSSITLRGHEIMQTTRRWIEDMGYEVIYGDTDSTFVCVPESLSPEQCRQLGERLMKVINQRWAQHIDSQFSLPSYLEIEFETHYSPFFMPTIRGQETGSKKRYVGQVQTAAGAELVFKGLETVRSDWTEIAKAYQQAVIRALFDNQDVVAVTQQYIALINSGQVDDKLVYKKRLGKPLNAYVKNIPPHVRAAKEAHSTGSNRALGKGSQVAYYISTTGPRLVQGGLSNPDYSHYIEKQIIPIYQMLPDVDLDAITLHGQRTLDLSSDL; the protein is encoded by the coding sequence TTGGCACAAGCGGTATATCAGGGCTTTATCCTGTCACGACAACAAATCCACCTCAACAACAGGCTGCACCTGTGCTACTGGCTGAAATCGAGTGAAGGGTTGCTGAAGGTGATCACGCAGCCACAACAGGCGGTTTTATTTATCCGCACGGAAGACACTGCCAAGGCGCAACAGCGACTCTCTGCGCATCTTAAGGGTGTGGAGTTCAGGCCGCTTACGCTCAAACACTTTGATCAGTCGCCGGTCTCCGGGCTTTATTGCCGTACATTGAGTGACTATTATCAATGTAAAGAGCAGTTGTCTGACTATATCACCTTATATGAGGCGGATATTCGTCACGCAGATCGTTACCTGATGGAGCGTTTTATACGCGGTGGTGCCTGGGTCACAGGCCAGGCGGTAAAAAAAGCCGGATTCATCGAGATCCAACAAGCGCGTCTGAAACCGGCACCCCAATTTGTGCCTGAGCTGTCCATGTTGTCGCTGGATATTGAGTGCAGCGGGGAAGGGGTGCTGTTTTCCGTCGGTCTGGTCTGCCAGGCTCAGCGGCGCGTTATTATGATAGGTGAACCACAGGCAAGTGATGTCGATGTATGCTGGGTCAGCGATGAGCTATCTTTATTGCAGGCGCTGGTAGAGGAACTTAATCGCCTGGACCCGGATGTGATCATTGGCTGGAATGTGATTGAGTTTGACTGCGCCGTGCTTAATGAACGCGCTGAAGCCTTGGGAGTGACACTGAGTGTGGGTCGTGATGGTAGCCCAATGCAGGTATCAAAGGGCAACTTTACCCGGGTCCTGATCCCGGGTCGTGTGGTACTCGATGGCATAGATACCATGAAAAATGCCACGTATCATTTTGAAACCTTCAAGCTCAGTTATGTTGCCCAGCAGGTGCTCGGAGAGAGCAAATTGCTCACTCAGGATGACCGGCTGGAGGAGATCATCCGTTTATTTCACTGTGATAAGCCAGCTCTCGCCAGTTATAACCTGCAAGACTGTGTGCTGGTCTGGGATATCTTTATTAAGCTGTCTTTACTCGAGTTTGCCATTGCCCGAACTCAGCTCACGGGTCTGGAGCTGGAGCGTATGGGTGGATCGGTGGCAGCATTCACAAATTTATACCTGCCTTTATTACATCGCAGTGGCTACATTGCGCCTAATCTGGGGGAGCATGGTCTGACATTCGACAGTCCCGGAGGTTATGTAATGGATTCTCGGCCCGGGTTGTATCAAAATGTGCTGGTGCTCGACTTTAAGAGCCTGTATCCCTCAATTATCCGTACTTTCCACATTGATCCCATGGGCCTCATTGAAGGGCTCAGGGCACCCGAGGAGGCCATCCCTGGCTTCAATAAAGGCGCGTTTTCCAGAGCGCATCATCATCTGCCTGAGCTGGTTGCACAGTTAGCACAGGCCCGGCAGGAGGCCAAGGACCGGGGTGACAAAATGCTGCAACAGGCGATTAAAATCATTATGAATAGCCTTTACGGAGTGCTGGGGTCTCGGGGCTGTCGGTTTTATGACCCGCGTTTGTCCAGCTCAATCACCCTGCGCGGCCATGAAATTATGCAGACCACACGTCGTTGGATAGAAGACATGGGCTATGAGGTTATCTATGGTGATACCGATTCAACCTTTGTCTGTGTACCTGAGTCTCTTAGTCCCGAGCAGTGCCGGCAACTTGGTGAGCGCCTGATGAAGGTGATTAATCAGCGCTGGGCGCAACATATTGACAGCCAGTTCAGTCTGCCTAGTTATCTGGAGATTGAGTTTGAAACCCATTATAGCCCATTTTTTATGCCCACCATTCGAGGGCAGGAAACGGGGTCTAAAAAGCGCTATGTCGGCCAAGTACAAACAGCAGCGGGAGCCGAGTTGGTATTTAAAGGGCTGGAAACGGTGCGCAGTGACTGGACCGAGATAGCCAAAGCGTATCAGCAGGCAGTGATCCGGGCCTTATTTGATAACCAAGATGTGGTTGCGGTAACACAGCAGTACATTGCATTGATAAATAGCGGTCAGGTTGATGATAAGCTGGTCTATAAAAAACGCTTGGGCAAGCCTCTCAATGCCTATGTAAAGAACATTCCTCCTCATGTCAGGGCGGCGAAAGAAGCGCACAGCACCGGGTCCAATAGAGCACTCGGTAAGGGGAGTCAGGTTGCCTACTATATTAGTACAACAGGCCCCAGGCTGGTACAGGGGGGATTGTCTAACCCTGATTACAGCCACTATATAGAAAAGCAGATCATACCTATTTATCAGATGCTGCCGGACGTTGATCTGGATGCTATCACTTTACATGGTCAGCGTACGCTGGATCTGTCCAGTGATTTGTAA
- the dinG gene encoding ATP-dependent DNA helicase DinG: MLSDSLKKTIRQAHTNIAEQLEGFRPRAGQNYLVAEIAKTLGGDYHKSQRICVIEAGTGTGKSLAYCLGALPMALAKKKKLVISTATVALQEQLLNKELPFFKEHSGLDFKFDLVKGRQRYICVQKLLAAVSGEETQLSLMPTTSSPLSAMEQRCLQELAKAYQEKRWQGDRDSWADTIPDKVWNLIACDKHACQRQMKSHNLCPFHLARQKIAQMDVLVINHALLLADLELGGGTILSDPEDTFYVIDEAHHLPHITRDFSSAAATIKGTIEWLDKLLKFSGKMANVVVSQKAIGQNFKLNDAANDAGKVLRQVRDMLDQSDYSYNDDDTHRFLHGEVPEQLKARAKDIADATQDALRALSKMHDALTLDVNDGDVQGFLADPILAESGQYINRLEQLNKLWFSYATKGEGTPHARWIKRLDYKHHHDYLLCDCPIEVGFYLKDNLWRECAGAVLCSATLSAMGNFDHFARESGLSNEPGVKYIKADSPFDYAKQAQLHIPQTKTEPTDKAFSDYLAEALPDYLDKKKANLVLFASYWQMDHVVAKLRKQNWQILVQGELSREELLKRHRAAIDLGAGSILFGTQSLSEGLDLPGKYLENLVITKIPFAVPTSPVEEAQAEFIQSKGGNPFLSITVPDAAKKLVQSCGRLLRKETDSGRITILDRRLVTKRYGKAMLDTLPPFAKQID, encoded by the coding sequence ATGCTGTCAGATTCTCTAAAAAAAACCATCCGTCAGGCGCACACCAACATAGCTGAACAACTCGAAGGCTTTCGCCCGCGCGCCGGACAAAACTATCTGGTGGCAGAGATCGCTAAAACCCTGGGAGGCGACTACCACAAATCTCAGCGTATTTGCGTGATTGAAGCCGGCACAGGTACGGGCAAGTCGCTGGCTTACTGCCTGGGCGCCCTGCCCATGGCACTGGCAAAAAAGAAAAAGCTGGTCATCTCAACCGCCACCGTTGCGCTACAAGAGCAGTTACTCAATAAAGAGCTACCCTTTTTTAAAGAGCATTCCGGGCTCGACTTTAAATTTGATCTGGTAAAAGGGCGCCAGCGCTATATCTGCGTGCAAAAACTGCTGGCAGCCGTCAGTGGCGAAGAAACCCAACTGTCTTTGATGCCAACAACCAGCTCGCCCTTGTCGGCAATGGAGCAGCGCTGCTTACAAGAGCTGGCAAAAGCCTATCAGGAAAAGCGCTGGCAGGGTGACAGAGACAGCTGGGCAGACACTATACCCGATAAAGTGTGGAACCTCATCGCCTGCGATAAGCATGCCTGCCAGCGGCAAATGAAGTCTCATAACTTGTGTCCCTTTCATCTGGCCAGACAAAAAATTGCCCAAATGGATGTGCTGGTGATAAATCACGCCCTGTTATTGGCCGATCTGGAGCTCGGCGGCGGTACCATTTTGAGTGACCCCGAAGACACCTTTTATGTGATCGACGAAGCGCACCATTTACCGCATATCACCCGCGACTTTTCGTCCGCTGCGGCAACCATCAAAGGCACCATAGAATGGCTCGACAAACTGCTGAAATTCAGCGGCAAAATGGCCAACGTCGTGGTTTCACAAAAAGCCATCGGGCAAAACTTTAAACTTAACGACGCCGCCAATGATGCGGGCAAAGTGTTACGTCAAGTCAGAGACATGCTCGACCAATCGGATTACAGTTACAATGACGATGACACCCACCGCTTTTTACACGGTGAAGTGCCGGAGCAGCTCAAAGCGCGTGCCAAAGACATCGCCGATGCCACGCAGGATGCGCTGCGTGCGCTGAGCAAAATGCATGACGCACTGACTCTGGATGTCAACGATGGCGATGTGCAGGGCTTTCTGGCTGATCCCATTTTGGCAGAAAGCGGCCAGTATATTAACCGCCTGGAGCAGCTTAACAAGCTATGGTTCAGCTATGCCACAAAAGGCGAAGGCACGCCACATGCTCGCTGGATAAAGCGCCTGGATTACAAGCACCACCACGATTACCTGTTATGTGACTGTCCCATCGAAGTGGGCTTTTATCTCAAAGATAACCTCTGGCGCGAATGTGCCGGCGCCGTTTTGTGCTCTGCCACTCTGAGCGCCATGGGCAACTTTGACCACTTCGCCAGAGAGAGCGGACTGAGTAATGAGCCAGGGGTAAAATACATCAAGGCCGACTCGCCGTTTGATTATGCTAAGCAGGCCCAGTTACATATCCCGCAAACCAAAACGGAGCCCACCGATAAGGCATTCAGCGACTATCTGGCTGAAGCGTTGCCCGACTATCTGGACAAGAAAAAAGCCAACCTGGTGCTGTTTGCCTCCTACTGGCAGATGGACCACGTGGTTGCCAAACTACGTAAACAAAACTGGCAGATCCTGGTGCAGGGCGAACTGTCCCGAGAAGAGCTGCTCAAGCGCCACCGCGCCGCCATTGATTTAGGCGCGGGTAGTATTTTATTTGGTACTCAGAGTTTATCTGAGGGCCTCGATCTGCCGGGCAAATATCTTGAAAACCTGGTGATCACCAAAATCCCCTTTGCGGTACCGACGTCACCGGTAGAAGAAGCCCAGGCCGAATTTATCCAATCAAAAGGCGGTAATCCGTTTTTATCTATCACAGTACCGGACGCCGCCAAGAAATTAGTGCAAAGCTGTGGTAGACTGCTGCGCAAAGAAACGGATTCTGGTCGCATCACGATTCTCGACAGACGCCTGGTTACCAAACGATACGGTAAGGCGATGCTGGACACGCTGCCACCCTTTGCCAAACAAATAGACTGA
- a CDS encoding primosomal replication protein — translation MSLPLDKLRQRVAELQHHAEQFDKAKWFDKNRYIQSQPSLFDSHVFRSKSLKLSDYVNEVQEALAHLPPPSQRHALQYAVEHIGEQIEAIIKVLKSTPVWAKENRFQPHKKAKVYRQAVKKIMQPSHELYQELSQNHEFERRLQEMISLRQDQLIKASPEQAAQLNKEILALHGRLGRCRKAISATEDKIQQQEKQSRS, via the coding sequence ATGAGTCTGCCACTGGATAAACTCAGACAACGGGTAGCAGAGCTGCAGCATCACGCCGAGCAGTTTGATAAGGCGAAGTGGTTTGATAAAAACCGCTATATTCAGTCGCAACCGAGTCTGTTTGACAGCCATGTGTTTCGCAGCAAAAGCCTGAAACTCAGCGACTATGTCAACGAAGTGCAAGAAGCGCTGGCACACTTGCCGCCGCCGTCGCAGCGTCATGCGCTGCAATATGCGGTAGAGCACATTGGTGAGCAGATAGAAGCCATTATTAAAGTGCTTAAATCCACCCCTGTCTGGGCCAAAGAAAACCGGTTTCAGCCCCACAAAAAAGCCAAAGTGTACCGTCAGGCCGTTAAAAAAATCATGCAGCCGTCTCATGAGCTCTACCAGGAGCTGTCGCAAAACCATGAGTTCGAGCGCCGTTTACAGGAAATGATCTCACTACGCCAGGATCAGCTGATCAAAGCATCTCCCGAGCAAGCCGCGCAGCTGAATAAAGAAATACTCGCCCTGCATGGGCGACTGGGACGTTGTCGTAAAGCCATCAGCGCAACCGAAGATAAAATTCAGCAACAAGAAAAGCAATCCCGCTCCTGA
- a CDS encoding TonB-dependent receptor plug domain-containing protein — translation MLNTKVTKAVRLALAFGAASTAVLAQSATAQEGAEKVERIEITGSRIKRVDMEGASPVEVISTAEFEGQGRVSVAEALQSVTSNSFGSVIPSSGNSGQSQSTVSLLGAGAGRTLVLIDGKRMGSSPSLNGGGANLSSIPMAAVERIEILKDGASAIYGSDAIAGVINVILKKDFEGVSFDIQVGRPEAEGADTKQMSMAFGVSSDKGNITFVYDHQQRNPIFDRDRSYTAASMEDTNGDGLISLGDETVGISHYGETFKKTSGGGYIASPKCDELTKTIPGFVGVLDQGTSKGGIGGGEVCGFAFADVSANMASTKRDSAMASVNYELTDDLELYARAMFSRNDSFGRYAPPADYLGKMAADYPLNPLGEEANGYFRWYQTGNRDGEVTDYQQDYTLGLKGMFGDTAEWEVSYHKAKLDYRTAGRYYLSVAGLSHNILNDISLDSEEGKANMRATTYTESQSELDHLFAGLGFELGELEAGAISHYVGAEYFDMTLDQRYDAQNEAGLIGGDAGGSGAGERDVTAVFYEVAFPLLDNLTLSAAYRYDDYSDFGGEGNPSVKLDYRPMDDLLLRASYSEGFRAPSLKELNAKDSEGSPYVTDYVNCAALGISAVDCSRGQASEMRKGNDQLGPEESSYTNFGVVYSGFEDVSIKVDYFELEIDNVISIITAQDLVHIENAGKLEEVQARYPYVDLERDANGAISQAYTQYANGASMSRKGFDIDLSYKLETSFGDFKFRNVTTLLTEVGEDVYFTGPREDEKGAPETPEWRSQFTINYAVDNYTVNWTTDIIADTYESQSVVKVDGQEPYNVYDGSLPTYVTHNLNMKYYSDGYGTFTLGARNLFDKGVVYDSQGFYEDYAIYNAGHIGREIFAGYNISF, via the coding sequence ATGTTGAACACTAAAGTAACTAAGGCCGTGCGTTTAGCATTGGCATTTGGTGCTGCGTCTACGGCTGTGCTAGCACAGTCTGCGACCGCTCAGGAAGGTGCTGAAAAAGTAGAACGCATCGAAATCACAGGCTCGCGCATCAAGCGTGTCGACATGGAAGGTGCAAGCCCCGTTGAAGTGATCTCGACTGCGGAATTCGAAGGCCAGGGCCGTGTCTCTGTTGCCGAAGCTCTACAAAGCGTGACTTCCAACAGCTTTGGTTCTGTTATCCCAAGTTCTGGCAACAGCGGTCAGTCGCAGTCAACTGTAAGCTTGCTGGGTGCCGGTGCAGGTCGTACTTTGGTACTGATCGACGGTAAGCGTATGGGTAGTTCACCTTCATTGAATGGTGGTGGTGCTAACCTGAGCTCTATCCCAATGGCGGCGGTAGAGCGTATTGAAATTCTTAAAGATGGCGCCTCTGCAATCTATGGTTCTGACGCGATTGCCGGTGTTATTAACGTTATCCTGAAAAAAGACTTTGAAGGCGTGTCTTTCGATATCCAGGTAGGTCGTCCTGAAGCAGAAGGTGCTGACACTAAGCAAATGTCAATGGCATTTGGCGTAAGCTCTGACAAAGGTAATATTACCTTTGTATACGATCACCAGCAGCGTAACCCAATTTTCGACCGTGACCGTAGCTACACAGCTGCGTCAATGGAAGATACAAATGGTGACGGCCTGATCTCGCTTGGTGATGAGACTGTAGGTATTAGCCATTATGGTGAAACATTTAAAAAGACTTCTGGTGGTGGCTATATCGCCTCGCCTAAATGTGATGAACTAACAAAAACAATACCTGGCTTTGTCGGAGTGCTAGATCAGGGCACCAGCAAAGGGGGCATCGGCGGCGGTGAAGTGTGTGGTTTTGCTTTTGCTGATGTGTCTGCAAACATGGCATCAACTAAGCGCGACTCTGCGATGGCGAGTGTAAACTATGAGCTGACAGATGATCTTGAGCTATACGCACGTGCGATGTTCAGCCGCAACGATTCGTTTGGCCGTTATGCGCCACCTGCGGATTATTTGGGTAAAATGGCAGCTGACTACCCGCTTAACCCACTCGGCGAAGAAGCAAACGGTTATTTCCGCTGGTATCAGACCGGTAATCGCGATGGTGAAGTGACGGATTATCAACAGGATTATACACTTGGCCTGAAAGGCATGTTTGGCGATACTGCTGAGTGGGAAGTGTCTTACCATAAAGCTAAGCTAGACTACCGTACAGCTGGTCGTTACTACCTGAGCGTAGCTGGTTTGTCGCACAATATTCTGAATGACATTTCACTTGACTCTGAAGAGGGTAAAGCGAATATGCGTGCAACCACTTACACTGAAAGCCAAAGTGAGCTGGATCACCTATTTGCAGGTCTTGGTTTTGAGCTGGGTGAACTAGAAGCTGGTGCGATTTCACACTATGTAGGTGCTGAATACTTCGATATGACTCTGGATCAACGTTACGACGCACAAAACGAAGCTGGCCTGATCGGTGGTGATGCAGGTGGCTCAGGCGCCGGTGAGCGCGATGTAACGGCGGTATTCTATGAAGTGGCATTCCCGCTGCTGGATAACTTGACACTAAGCGCGGCATACCGTTACGACGACTACAGTGATTTTGGTGGTGAAGGCAACCCAAGTGTGAAACTGGACTACCGTCCTATGGATGACTTGTTACTTCGTGCGTCATATTCAGAAGGTTTCCGCGCACCCTCTCTTAAAGAGCTGAATGCGAAGGACTCTGAGGGCAGCCCTTACGTAACGGACTATGTCAACTGTGCAGCGCTAGGTATTTCGGCTGTGGATTGTTCTAGAGGACAGGCCTCTGAAATGCGTAAGGGTAATGATCAGCTTGGTCCGGAAGAATCAAGTTATACCAACTTTGGTGTGGTTTACTCAGGCTTTGAAGATGTCTCAATCAAAGTTGACTACTTTGAGCTTGAAATCGACAATGTGATTTCAATCATTACCGCTCAGGATCTGGTTCACATTGAAAATGCCGGTAAGCTGGAAGAGGTTCAGGCAAGATACCCCTATGTTGACCTTGAGCGTGACGCGAATGGCGCTATTTCGCAAGCGTACACCCAGTATGCCAACGGTGCTTCTATGTCTCGTAAAGGCTTCGATATTGACCTCTCTTACAAGTTAGAAACTTCGTTTGGTGACTTCAAGTTCAGAAATGTAACTACATTGCTGACAGAAGTGGGTGAAGATGTCTACTTCACTGGTCCTCGTGAAGATGAAAAGGGCGCGCCGGAAACGCCTGAATGGCGTTCTCAGTTCACTATCAACTACGCAGTTGATAACTACACAGTGAACTGGACTACAGACATCATTGCTGATACTTATGAGTCTCAGTCTGTTGTTAAAGTAGATGGTCAAGAACCTTATAACGTATACGATGGCTCGCTTCCGACCTACGTAACCCACAACCTGAACATGAAGTACTACAGCGATGGCTATGGTACGTTCACTCTGGGTGCACGTAACCTGTTTGATAAGGGTGTAGTGTATGATAGTCAAGGTTTCTATGAAGACTACGCAATCTACAATGCAGGCCACATTGGTCGCGAAATCTTTGCAGGTTACAACATCAGCTTCTAA